cccagagagggggagaggggtgagagTGATGGGAGTGGAGCTGCTCTGCTGTTTAACAGACACCAGTGCTCACggtgtaaaagtaaaaaaaatcttcagtttttttttttctacctgtcCCTTTAAATTTGCTGTTAAGATTATCAGAGGACAATTAGGTCAGAAATAATAACGATAAAGACATTACACATGTATAGAAATGCACAGTCTGCTTGGACTTTACTGTACAAAGAATCACAAGCGGGTTCTGTCAGACATAGCCTCTGTATGGAGGAGGATGGGTTTATAattctccttttttatttattttaattctttttttgcaGGGTTCTTCAGTTCTGGCTCtcgtttttatgtattttaattattaactAAGTTAAAagcaatttaatattttaagctCTGCGGATTATAATctaataaaagagagaaatgccACCGTGTCTTAGCGTCTTTTTgtcagaatgtgtttgtgtaaatgattCGAAAGGGAAAGACACTTACATGAACAGATTTTACTACTCGGCCTGTGAGAGCTGTTTTAAATCGTGTGAGTCTGGAGGAGACGTGTCATGTCTGAGGAACCAACACATGGTGTCTGAGTGATGTCATCAAGGTTATCTCCCTTGTAGTGTGGAGAGAACAGATCTATATCTATGAAAAAATAATACTTGGTTAAACTGGGGTCATTAAATATGAAAGATGTGACTGAACCAAGAGTCAAATACTCTCAAAAAGTCAAGATGCTGCTGCTTGGATTTCAGCATTTAAGAAGAGATtacaaaaaatgtataataataaactgaatGCTGTGATTTTACTGATAAAAACGTGTTAATAGTACCAGTTTAACTTCTGATCCAACCAGTGATTAGGAGTGAGGGATCCTTATATATAAACGTGTGTATATGGTGGCATATACTGTATTTTGGCTAATGAATATCAAGAAATCATTTTACAGCAATTATCCATCTTgcagtaaaaataatttaaaaaatgtatttatttattgcatcATTTTGTTTATAGTAGAATAATCACTAAAACATTAATTTGATTGTGTTATAAGCAACAATATAATGATCCCTAATCCCAGGCATGTTTCAGATCAGATGTTAAACTGGTAGTATAAACCTTTTTCATCTGTAAAATCacaatttttattattactttacaaCCAGTAGATTTTTGTAACTTCTCAAATATCAACACGGGGCTACAAAAATGATCCTAAACTCTATGGAAATACAAAACTCTTAAATCCCATTTATGCACATCTCTTTATTTCTTAGATACATGCAGGCAACTCTTcatcataaatacaaaaagataAGACACATTCGAACTggacctcctcttcatcctctccatcCTGGATGTAAAGTCACATCTCAGTGAATTCCGACTTTGTGCTTCATCACCCTGAGAATGAAATCATGTGCGTGTATTTGACAAAAACAGATATTATAACAGTTAATTCTCTTCATACTCGATTGGTTCTCACACAAACTGCTGGTTTACACGAGTCTTCAGTTTGTTAAACTTCCATCCTGGACCTGCGCAGCACCGTGGAGCCCTGGCGCCTTCTCACAGACGGCCGCAAGGTGACGCCCTCGTTCAGCTTGAACCGGGCGATGCCTCCCGCCGCGTCCAGCTCCTTGGCGCTGCAGCACGGGGTCGGCACCTTCACCGTGTTGCCGAACTTTGAGTAGTCCACCGCGTACATGCCGTCCTCCTCGGACACCGTGGGCACGAAGCGCTGGCCCCACAGGATCTCCTCCGCCACGTACGAGGTCCGGGCCTGCGTGGTGATGCCGGTGGTCTCCACCACCCcctccagcaccaccaccacctcgaTGTCTTCGTGCTGCAGGTCGGAGGAGCGCAGCTCGTACAGGGGGCTGTCCTTGTCTATCACGTGGCAGATGATGAGGGGGGACACCAGGAAGATGCCGTTGGTGCCCACCGGGTTGTCCAAGTGGATGTCGATCTGGTCCAGCGGCACCACCTCGCCCTCCTCCGTCGTGGTTCTCCGGACCACCTGCATCCGCACGGTGGCGCTGATGATCATGCTCTTCCTCAGGTCGCCAAGTCGGATCATGAAGCACATTTTGTTGTTGCGCACGGAGATGACGGCGTGCTTGCTGAAGATGAGCGTCTCTGCGCGCCGGTTGGCCTGCGCCGTTTTCATGAAGATGCAGCCGAGCATGATGGCGTTGATGACCAGGCCGACGATGTTCTGCACAATAAGGATGATGATGGCGGAGACGCACTCCTCTGTGATCATCCGGCCCCCGAAGCCGATGGTCACCTGCACCTCTATGGAGAAGAGGAACGCGGAGGAGAAGGAGCGGATGTCCGTTACGCACGGGACAAAGTCGTCTCCCCTTTGGTCTAAGTCGCCGTGCGCAAAGGCGACGAGCCACCAAATCATCCCGAAGAGGAGCCAGCTGCACAGGAAGGACATGGTGAAGATGACGAGCGTGTGGAGCCATTTTAAATCGACCAGAGTGGTGAAGACGTCCTGCAGGAAGCGGCCCTGCTCTCGGATGTTGGTGTGCGCTACATTGCAGGTGCCGTTCTTGGCGACGAACCGAGCTTTCCCCGATTTCGCCTTGAACTTGGGCTGCACGACACCTTCAGCCAGACGCGTCAGCAAGTAATCCTCAGGAATGAGTCCTTTCCTGGACAACATAGCGCTCCCATACTACGGTGCCTCAGCCTTGTGGCTCTTGGGGGGGCACTCTCTGCCCGGCTGGAGGCTGGAAGACGAATGcttcgcctctctctctctctccaccggTGCCTTTTCTCGCCGGCGTCAGCTCCTCGGTCGCTGTCGTGCGCAGGAGGCAGAGTCTCCTTGGGGCCCGTTTGCTGGAGGTATGTGCGCTCCTCACGTTGCCTCCAGATCAGGCGCTTCACAGCCGCGAAGTCCCATGAGAAGAGTCCTCTTCCAGCTCCGCAGCTGCCGCCGTCACTCAGCTCACAGACTGACCGTCCGGGCGTAGCTGCTGCGCCGCGCCGCCCCGTCCCATTGCGCACCGGCGCACCGGTGCCTGTGCGCAAAGGAAAACTCAGCGAGTTCTGAAACGTTGAGGTCGAAGCCCTGTGAGCTGCTGCGCTGAGGTTTATCACCTTTGGATGAGGAGACAGGTTCATGTGGCGCAGTTGGCTCAGCGCTGATTCAGCTCGGTAACGTGAGCTGGTGGAGAgaccctccctctgctctctgatACCCTTCCTGTGATTTTCAGTGAGCGAGCAGCAGAGGACCCATTACGCGTTAGAAGCAGTTCAGTGGTGCAGCTGTAAAAAGCCACAGGCAGCTCACACTCTGAATATACAAACGAAATAAAGGCCACTTTCTGGAAACTCAGCTTCAGGCTGTTTGGTTTTATCTCCAGCAGCTTTAAGTCTGAGTTCACTCACAGGAGACAGATTTAAGTCCTGGGTTCTTGTTCTTCTCGTACCAACCACAGACAGATTATATTTTACAGACCACTGAGCTTCTCTGGCATCCACATAACTTTCCATGTCACATGTCAGTCCTGACTCGAGCAGCTGGACTCATCGTTTGTCTccaaatgtacatttttaagtTGAAAAGCACCTTGTGTTTTAAAGGGTGCTACATAAACAacgtttattatattattactattttatAATTTGCAGCAATGCTTCATTTGATTAAAGCAGCGTAAGTGTTAAAtcttcttatttaaaaaaataataataatatgacatttaCCTGGATAATTGTCGATATTAAAACGAATCATTTTTTATCGTGATATAATTTTTGGCCACATTGTCGAGCCCTACCCATCCCACACAAGCACAAACCACATCACTATGGTCATCATAACCAAGAGAAAACAATAATGTGAATGataatttatgttttattaagaaagatttaatatatt
This genomic interval from Paralichthys olivaceus isolate ysfri-2021 chromosome 7, ASM2471397v2, whole genome shotgun sequence contains the following:
- the kcnj11 gene encoding ATP-sensitive inward rectifier potassium channel 11; translation: MLSRKGLIPEDYLLTRLAEGVVQPKFKAKSGKARFVAKNGTCNVAHTNIREQGRFLQDVFTTLVDLKWLHTLVIFTMSFLCSWLLFGMIWWLVAFAHGDLDQRGDDFVPCVTDIRSFSSAFLFSIEVQVTIGFGGRMITEECVSAIIILIVQNIVGLVINAIMLGCIFMKTAQANRRAETLIFSKHAVISVRNNKMCFMIRLGDLRKSMIISATVRMQVVRRTTTEEGEVVPLDQIDIHLDNPVGTNGIFLVSPLIICHVIDKDSPLYELRSSDLQHEDIEVVVVLEGVVETTGITTQARTSYVAEEILWGQRFVPTVSEEDGMYAVDYSKFGNTVKVPTPCCSAKELDAAGGIARFKLNEGVTLRPSVRRRQGSTVLRRSRMEV